GGAGTTTAATTATCATTAATACAGTCGAATTCAATTAAACATGCTTTACATGGTAACACAAAAACCACCAACGCTTGCGCCGTGCTTACCTATCGCTTGTTCCGTGTTCTCGCTCGCACGCTCAGgttcaggcggaacgtgacacttttttaCGTGTGCAACCGGTGTTCATTGATTTATAAGAcattacctatatattaatacgtgaagcaaaaactttgtatccctttttacgaaaattgcgcggacggaggagtatgaaattttccacacttataaagaactagcggcccgccccggcttcgcttgggtagtagcgcacgcgatataaaaaaaaagatgtattttttttacacgttggattacattattagagtttcagtaaggatcccaaatttttttgaaaatataataaatttaagctatgtcacccggggatagcgtagctttccaacagtgaaagaatttttcaaatcggttcagaagtttcggagcctattcatacaaacaaacaaacaaatctttcctctttataatattatataagtataagtatagaagtatagatatagagaagaagtgcacaaggctaacattttttaaaataatgcataaaagatacattaaatcaataaagaaaataaaaaatgtgtgcgtgtactagtgtacacacgtaagaagtgaaacttgtttatggccttatttttcgaaaaatgatctacatgcaactttctagaaattggttaaataaagttaaattagataaagtttaaacaaaaggattttattatcatagacatgaatacaaaaaagttaaattagataaagtttaaacaaaaggattttattatcatagacatgaatacaaaacagatggcgcgtaacggaaaaaagtgacgcgtaaccgaaaaatgtgacggtaaatttttttccaacgccgataaggaagtttcacttcaaaaacattacacaactacataataccatgtatttgacgcacacacgcatacatactatttattgtcaaacctttgttcttgacgtcttttttttaagggattttatgacctggtcatgtcttattttaatttacatattattttcatatttttatgaaaaattataatatggagtgaaatgaaatgaaatgaagatgattaatttaagacattaatcaactgggatgaaattaaattaaatgagatgatatgggatgaaatataatctcagtcaaatggtggtcatttactgagattttttcagtgaaccTTTTGGAGGACCCCGTAAAGTTACGTCcagttcttgacgtctgtggtcaaattgagaatagattaaatattgtttgtctttgttaatattttttatagtgtagtcttggcgaaatttgtgattatagaagtataaaatacaatcataatagtgtacaaacttacaattccaattaattatagtcgaatttcgattactgcgggacctctagtcacgttaaaattatgattaaatagcaaaccgacacacacaaaacaaacatagccagctaataaaacaaaaaatattttcgtcgTTATAATATGATCGTCCAATAGGACGATCATATTAAAATACTGGGTTGTTCTGATTGCAAGCTTTTTTAAGCCAAACCTTACCACAGCCAAGTCGAATGTTTGAAGGCTCTGTCAAAACGGATCTCATTATTGGATTGCAAAATGTTTGGGAGATAGAAAACTCTAAAACATTTGACCCGCAAGTATGCTTTGGTAGGCGCAAGTAagaccggtaggcagcggcttggctctgcctctggtattgctgaaatctatgagcaacggtaaccacccaccatcaggtgggttgtatgctcgtctgctgttttatttagttaattaaatGTTTCAATGTATGATAACGTTGGTTTGTTAACTGTTTAgcgtctgtgaaagtgcacaaatctgGGAAAATGACACAAGCCattggacgtagcttctcgggatcttaaGATTCATTTCATTGAGACTATATgccatcccatatcatttcgttTCATATACTTTCAATGTTCAATCAATCAAGTTATGTCttaattgattaatgtctcaaattaattaacttcatttaatttcattctttatatcattttttataaaacaaaatgtattaaaGATTAGGATGTATTGTGTGACACCTTCGCCTTACCAGTTGGAAAAATGTAACTACAACTATCAAAACATTCCACTTTGaggttatatttttgtttgtgcaCAAATACAATTTCAACGTGATAGtacaaataacaaattaatttgTCTGTTTACAACTACAATGTCGCAGAAGAAAGACCCTTtggtttgtgtttttgtttatcgattaatCATCATTATATGCACGATATCAAAGAAATGCAAATTTTTCCCTTATTTAAATCTATAATTTAATCTAGTGTGCTCAAGACTGCTTACCTGTGACTTGAGATGCAATTTTTACGACGCATTCGATACCATACTATCttcaaacaaatataaaagAGACCTTAAGTACAAGTCGtcgtagatttttttatgatgagtagaattttctataaaacacaATGTTACAACAAATTAATTCTTGTATCACTAACAGCGTTGAGGCTCAAAATATTTGCTGAAGTCTTTCCTATTGGTATACTTAGTTGTGCAGTAGCACTCTTGACTGGTGACTGGCATGCTGAGGGCTGTGAGTTCAATTCCCACATTGAGCAAACATTCATATGTTGAACAGGTTTCTTGCTCTTCTTTTAggagtttattatctatatactagTGTTCCctcgtagtcgaaattcgactacaattcattaaaattataagtttgaacattattatgcattaataaactatattaatttattctcaatttgaccagactttaaacaataacaatagtttgacaataaacaaagagtattatatatatttgttttgtgtccaatacatggtagtgtgtgtaatgttttttttattgattgaatatatttttaaggataattaaaaaaatatcaacattctgcactcctctgtaagtgtgggaaatcTTATACTCCTCATCCTatgcaattttcataaaaaaagggTTAAAAGTTTttggtttgtattttttttattgcttagtttggtttacgagctcacagcccacctgatgttaagtggttactggagcccatagacatctacaacgtaaatgcgccacccactttgagatataagttctaaggtctcagtatagttacaacgggtgccccatgtttgaaactgaaacgcattactgcttcacggcaaaaagaaagaaaaagagaaagagaagtGATTGCTACTAAAAATCAATTTAGTTTGTTTCATTACTTGCATAAAACAAATCAGCATTGTCCAATTgatatttgaatatatttagCGATGATAACATGTCAAAGAAATGTGGACCACTTGACAGGTATGGGATGCTTCTGATGACATGGCAGTTAAAAGTGGTTACTCACAACACTCCCGACTCAAGAACTATGGTGAGGACAGTCTTCGGAGTTTCCCTGTTAGATCAAATCATTGAGATGATGCATGGGAGAATCAAAATAAACAGCAAGCCTATGTTGTTTCTCATGATTCTCCCAAGGTAGATAGACCTTCCATTAGATGGACTGACCACCTGatgctggatgcaggcagtgcAAAACACTTTATTATGGTGAGCTCTAGGGAGGCCAATGTCAAGCAGTGGGCCTTTTTGAGCTGATAAATAGAGTACAATGAAAAGGCTAAATTCGAAAGGATTTCATGGAAGACAGTTTCTGAAATGCTAATATTAGTTTAACTATTTCCTTTCACATTTCATATTTACACAGAAATTTTGCACTTTTGATTTCAGAAAAAAATTAGATCCCTTTGTTATGTGACAATCGGAGGAGCTATCGCCTACCAGTATATTTATTACAAGAAGGACTTTAACAGTTATTACGAGAACGTCCTCCAACCTCTCAGTCAGTATCTGAGTCCTGAAGTCGCTCATCGAATCGGAGTGGCAGCGATCAAACACGGACTATTTCCACCTGATCAAAATGAAGACCCAAAGATTTTAgtaagtactagctgacccgacagacttcgtagtgcctcaatcgatagataaaagacctaaacttttgtataaaatacttatacttaaaacaaactaaaggaatccgtccgacaaaaaaaaaacaattacttttttcctttgatgtaccCCGTACATCCCCCCcgtacatcaaaggaaaaaagtaattggtttttttttattccgtgcatttttatatttatctaccttttaaaccttctccggacttccacaaataattcaagaccaaaattagccaaatcggtccagccgttctcgaattttagcgagactaacgaacagcaattcatttttataaatatagattgtCATATCATGTAATTTAGTTAATTACAACCTTAAGCATGAGTGTTTAATAACATGTCAGTgtatttcttttaataatatataaatcacgtGTCACGTTCTTTGTCCGCGATGAACTCCTCAAGTACttaaccgattttaaattaaatttgcacacCGTCTGCAGTTTGATCCAACTTGaaagataggatggtttttatttcgattaatggtcgcaatatttattaattaacaataacattatttcttatgttgattattgttattaattgtaagtttcataattctaaaacagatggcgccttaaatcagttctTACCGACAATTGTAATattgtctgacattaatatctcatagatggcgctgtgctaaaaataccaacgtgtcacataagctacaatttaatggcataaacaccacgtgttggTGAGGCTCACGCAATACATTGAattccaattgttcttactttgtcaatttttggtattagcatagccggccacgtgttatttaacaacaaaaaccttagccacatcAACGcgtggccgggtctgctagtgtTTTAATATAAACCGCACTTAGTAATCCATTTTATGAAAAGAAGAACAAATATCTTATACACTGCaaaaactgaggccttagaactcacattCCAAAGTGGTGGTGaaatctacgttgtagatgtctatctgAGGAGCACGGCTAGAAAAAGTCACAGCAGAGTGTGACCAGATTTAATAAGTATTGTATAATCGTTGCAAAAAATTTCAGAAAACAAGATTGCTTGACTACGACCTAAGCAATCCACTTGGCATAGCCGCCGGGTTCGACAAGCACGGAGACGCGGTCGTGGGCCTGATGAAACTGGGCTTCTCGATCATCGAAGTGGGCTCGGTCACGCCGCAGCCGCAGCCCGGGAATCCCAAGCCGAGGGTCTTCCGACTCCCGGAGGACGGAGCCGTCATCAACAGATATGGCTTCAACAGCATAGGGCACGACGAAGTATACAAAAAGCTGGAAGGAATCGAGAAGGCCGTAATGAATCGGGCACTCCTCGGCGTGAATCTGGGAAAGAATAAGCTCTCCGATGATGCAGGGAAGGATTATGTGTCCGGCATTGAAAAGTTCTCGGATGTGGCTGATTATTTTGTTGTGAACGTTAGCAGGTCAGTGGGAaattcatttactggtggtttaAATTTCATTAGGAGGCGCCAATGCCTCGACTTCATGGAaggcgacagattcgttacggcttgAGAGAAAACTTACAGAAAGTACaatttaaaactctatttaacacttagagtACTTAACAATTCGTAATTACCTTCTTCCGTttcacttcaggtgatccgtttgctatttcgcttcgagtagttcagagtactaactgccttcatgtcatctctgcaacgcttttatagtcgatacgacatccctagaattatcgagaacattcctcacaagtcgagtattgacAATAGATGGAGTTACAGTAGTCGAGAGCTCTCGATATTACTAGGACTTTTGATATTCATTTCTGTTATTTGATGACATATAGCAATGTATTATGTACCAGATATTGAGGATTATTTAAGTCcaaactaaaaatgtttttcttttcttttctttttttgcacAGCCCTAACACCCCCGGCCTGAGATCATTACAAAACAAGAACGAACTAGAAAACTTATTGACCGAAATAAACAGAGCTAGAAAACGGCGGAACTCGAACAAGCCGCTGCTCCTCAAACTGGCTCCGGACCTGAACGAGGACGAGCTAAAAGACGTGGTCAATGTCATTGGCAAACAGCACAGCAAGGTTGACGGCCTGATCATATCGAACACGACCGTCGAGAGGCAGAGCCTCAAGAATAAGGAGTTTGTGAACGAACCGGGCGGCCTGAGCGGGAAGCCGCTGACCAACAGATCTACGGAGATGATCAGGGACGTGTACAGATTAACTAAAGGTTCGTAAGTTGGCAACACTGCTGTAGTCTGCTCGTTGTGATCAGCTGTCTACgctgggactttttggcgggaacgcgaggagtgaagttgtctGATTTGTTTTGTCtacttagtgtttcttcaggttaaaatgtgtaataatg
The sequence above is drawn from the Bombyx mori chromosome 11, ASM3026992v2 genome and encodes:
- the LOC101737574 gene encoding dihydroorotate dehydrogenase (quinone), mitochondrial isoform X2 translates to MSQKKDPLKKIRSLCYVTIGGAIAYQYIYYKKDFNSYYENVLQPLSQYLSPEVAHRIGVAAIKHGLFPPDQNEDPKILKTRLLDYDLSNPLGIAAGFDKHGDAVVGLMKLGFSIIEVGSVTPQPQPGNPKPRVFRLPEDGAVINRYGFNSIGHDEVYKKLEGIEKAVMNRALLGVNLGKNKLSDDAGKDYVSGIEKFSDVADYFVVNVSSPNTPGLRSLQNKNELENLLTEINRARKRRNSNKPLLLKLAPDLNEDELKDVVNVIGKQHSKVDGLIISNTTVERQSLKNKEFVNEPGGLSGKPLTNRSTEMIRDVYRLTKGKVPIIGVGGVFTGRDAYEKILAGAGAVQVYTALIYHGPPVVRRIKDELAELLERDGYTSVNDAVGKGVK
- the LOC101737574 gene encoding dihydroorotate dehydrogenase (quinone) isoform X1 produces the protein MLLMTWQLKVVTHNTPDSRTMKKIRSLCYVTIGGAIAYQYIYYKKDFNSYYENVLQPLSQYLSPEVAHRIGVAAIKHGLFPPDQNEDPKILKTRLLDYDLSNPLGIAAGFDKHGDAVVGLMKLGFSIIEVGSVTPQPQPGNPKPRVFRLPEDGAVINRYGFNSIGHDEVYKKLEGIEKAVMNRALLGVNLGKNKLSDDAGKDYVSGIEKFSDVADYFVVNVSSPNTPGLRSLQNKNELENLLTEINRARKRRNSNKPLLLKLAPDLNEDELKDVVNVIGKQHSKVDGLIISNTTVERQSLKNKEFVNEPGGLSGKPLTNRSTEMIRDVYRLTKGKVPIIGVGGVFTGRDAYEKILAGAGAVQVYTALIYHGPPVVRRIKDELAELLERDGYTSVNDAVGKGVK